A window from Bacillota bacterium encodes these proteins:
- the rpsU gene encoding 30S ribosomal protein S21: protein MAEVKVGKNETLDSALKRFKRSCQRAGILAEARRHEHYEKPSVRRKKKSEAARRRRRSFST from the coding sequence ATGGCAGAAGTTAAGGTTGGCAAAAACGAAACCTTGGACAGCGCCCTTAAGCGGTTTAAGCGATCCTGCCAACGGGCCGGCATTTTAGCTGAAGCCCGCAGGCATGAGCATTACGAAAAACCGAGCGTGCGTCGGAAAAAGAAGTCCGAAGCGGCTCGGCGGCGGCGACGGTCGTTTAGCACTTAG
- the yqfC gene encoding sporulation protein YqfC has product MQQKIKRKAVSVLELPSDVALDLPKIIITGNVHVLIENHRGILAYSRETIKVLVQVGEVIVSGRNLVIRSIAADEVAVEGEIQGVTFS; this is encoded by the coding sequence ATGCAGCAAAAAATTAAAAGGAAGGCTGTCAGCGTATTGGAGTTACCAAGTGACGTGGCCTTGGACCTCCCTAAAATCATCATTACGGGAAATGTCCATGTTTTAATTGAAAATCACCGGGGTATTTTGGCTTACAGCCGGGAGACAATCAAGGTTCTGGTACAGGTAGGTGAAGTGATTGTGTCAGGCCGGAACCTGGTTATTCGCAGTATCGCCGCCGACGAGGTGGCGGTTGAGGGAGAAATTCAGGGGGTGACTTTCAGTTAA
- the yqfD gene encoding sporulation protein YqfD yields MRFISYLRGYVSLVVEGRALERFINMAVSRGIKFWDVARLDKERLILRVRLGAVGSLRHIARRTACSFKVTEKMGLPFMIWSMRKRKALYGGALFFFAVLYFLSSFVWSVEVHGAKRTDPAVVRRVAAEAGLKTGTLRYRVRETEVEQLIMEKLPDIAWVGVDVQGSKARVTIAEKKLPVRFPTTPAHVVARKTGLVKELLVLEGQPLVSEGDTVIAGQVLISGVVVPEEVGESGTVPGPPVYVRAKGLVRARVWYQGYGEAALLEKGSRDGKVARTLFIKTGEREIRLVGPRQPPFRSFKVRKTSKRPMQWRNFGVPVELIIKEYVELVPYETRRSRAQARELAEKRARSAVSSSLPGQRLILRQNVEEIRTAQPEGLVRVRLKAEVLEEIGVVKDFNP; encoded by the coding sequence TTGCGCTTCATTTCTTACCTGAGAGGTTATGTTTCTCTAGTAGTCGAAGGAAGGGCGCTTGAACGTTTCATAAACATGGCGGTGAGCCGTGGTATTAAGTTTTGGGACGTAGCCCGTTTGGACAAAGAAAGGTTGATCCTCCGGGTCCGCCTCGGCGCCGTGGGTTCTTTGAGGCATATAGCCCGCCGCACGGCCTGCAGTTTTAAGGTAACGGAGAAGATGGGACTTCCTTTTATGATTTGGAGCATGCGTAAACGCAAGGCGTTGTATGGCGGGGCGCTCTTCTTTTTCGCTGTGTTGTACTTTTTGTCTTCATTCGTCTGGTCGGTCGAGGTTCACGGGGCGAAAAGGACGGATCCGGCGGTTGTCCGCCGGGTCGCGGCTGAAGCCGGTTTAAAGACCGGTACACTTAGATATCGTGTCCGGGAGACGGAAGTTGAACAGTTGATAATGGAGAAGTTGCCCGACATCGCCTGGGTCGGGGTTGATGTACAGGGCAGCAAGGCCAGGGTCACCATAGCGGAGAAAAAGCTGCCGGTGAGGTTCCCGACAACCCCGGCGCATGTCGTCGCCCGAAAGACGGGTCTGGTAAAAGAGCTTCTTGTGCTTGAAGGCCAGCCCCTGGTCAGCGAAGGGGACACGGTGATTGCGGGACAGGTATTGATATCGGGTGTGGTGGTTCCGGAAGAGGTTGGGGAATCCGGGACTGTTCCCGGCCCGCCCGTTTATGTACGGGCCAAGGGGCTCGTTCGGGCACGTGTTTGGTATCAGGGTTACGGGGAGGCGGCACTGTTGGAAAAAGGCAGCCGGGATGGAAAAGTTGCGCGGACCTTGTTTATAAAGACAGGAGAACGTGAAATCAGGCTGGTTGGTCCAAGACAACCGCCTTTTCGATCCTTCAAGGTCCGGAAGACGTCAAAAAGGCCTATGCAATGGAGGAATTTTGGCGTTCCCGTGGAACTGATAATAAAAGAATACGTTGAGCTTGTACCTTATGAAACCCGGCGCAGCCGGGCCCAGGCCCGAGAGCTTGCGGAAAAAAGGGCGCGGTCGGCCGTAAGCTCTTCCTTACCGGGACAAAGGCTTATACTTAGGCAAAACGTGGAGGAAATCCGTACGGCGCAGCCCGAAGGCCTGGTCCGGGTGAGGCTTAAGGCGGAAGTCCTCGAAGAAATAGGTGTGGTAAAAGACTTTAATCCTTGA
- a CDS encoding PhoH family protein, protein MTEIEIRVPIENQTAAEEILGRFDENLKVIEKATGVKMVLRDGDFVCMGTPFQAEQGQEILNRLKDSFQMRGEITPQDLSRVIQAVKSGEASEEKSLGDVLLTTPRGKQVRPKTAGQRRYVEAMRRYDITFSIGPAGTGKTYLAVVMAVVWLRQKKISRIILTRPAVEAGERLGFLPGGLEEKVDPYLRPLYDSLYDVLGLENTERYLDRRVIEIAPLAFMRGRTLEDAFIILDEAQNTTPEQMKMFLTRLGFDSKAVITGDVTQVDLPRGQESGLIASHRILSGVEGISFQFLTGADTIRHPLVMEIIQAYESAGEKADK, encoded by the coding sequence TTGACAGAGATTGAAATCAGGGTACCGATTGAGAACCAGACCGCAGCCGAGGAGATTCTCGGGCGTTTTGATGAAAACCTTAAGGTGATCGAAAAAGCCACAGGTGTTAAGATGGTTTTGCGTGACGGCGATTTTGTATGTATGGGGACGCCGTTTCAGGCCGAACAGGGGCAGGAGATATTGAACAGGTTAAAGGATTCCTTCCAAATGCGGGGAGAGATCACACCTCAGGATTTAAGCCGTGTTATTCAAGCGGTGAAGAGTGGTGAGGCTTCCGAGGAGAAGTCTTTGGGAGACGTGTTGCTTACGACGCCGCGCGGCAAGCAGGTGCGTCCGAAAACCGCGGGACAGCGCCGTTATGTGGAGGCGATGCGCCGGTATGATATTACGTTTTCAATCGGACCGGCGGGAACCGGAAAGACGTATCTGGCGGTGGTAATGGCGGTGGTCTGGCTCCGCCAGAAAAAGATAAGCCGGATCATTCTTACGCGGCCGGCGGTGGAGGCGGGTGAGAGGCTCGGTTTTCTACCCGGAGGACTGGAGGAGAAGGTTGATCCATACCTTCGCCCCCTTTATGACAGTCTTTACGACGTATTGGGGCTAGAAAACACCGAGCGTTACCTTGACAGGCGGGTGATCGAAATAGCGCCTCTGGCGTTCATGCGCGGCCGCACCCTTGAGGATGCATTTATCATCCTCGATGAGGCTCAGAATACCACGCCCGAGCAGATGAAAATGTTTCTTACGAGACTGGGGTTTGACTCCAAGGCCGTGATTACCGGCGATGTTACGCAGGTAGACCTCCCGCGGGGACAGGAGTCCGGGTTGATCGCGTCCCACCGGATACTAAGCGGGGTGGAAGGCATCTCCTTTCAGTTCCTGACAGGGGCGGATACCATAAGGCACCCGCTGGTGATGGAGATTATTCAAGCATACGAATCGGCAGGCGAAAAAGCCGATAAGTAA
- a CDS encoding HDIG domain-containing metalloprotein encodes MLSRLAERASVLSDKFKTTFKEPRLKRAGAALFLFIALTLLIAVKFYPERVSLEAGQVAPRTIKAPRSAVFEDKARTDELRREAANKVQKMYDVDPKVVETVKKDIAELIRKVIVVGKQQEKNQADKETALKEALPFTLPDKTLKPLLEIPEARLKRLNQELNRIVDQVMAPPGIRQEDLTSVEKTFNDRLGLLSLEPAEEVFAQNIILYTVRPNSFYNAARTEKLQQEAMDAVQPVEITVRTGEKIIGEGEVVTQEHIAKLKAAGLYQSTFRVGAILGVSFVVLLLVGALFYYLFQQHREVYLDPMHLYLISLVIVGVLLVAKIVFAIDIRQWTGVTSQLGYAVPVATAGMLIAILVDSRIALMVVFMTAIFAGLMTDNQLRFVLVGFLTGITGVYSVSHLSRRGDLVRASLYVSVAAILAALTVGLASGTPLSVLLPVGIGLGLINGLLSSILTNGALPVLEYTFGITSPVKLLELTNPGEPLLKRLLMEAPGTYHHSIIVGNLGEAAAEAIGADVLTVRAGAYYHDIGKLRRPYFFMENQMGQNNPHDKLAPTLSTLIITSHVKDGIEFARENKLPEKIIGVIEQHHGTSMVGFFHQKALESDQKDLVSETDFRYPGPKPQTREAAIVMLSDAVEASVRSLNQPMPGQIEGLIHRIVKDKLQDGQLDECALTFRDLELIGGAFARVLSGIFHHRVEYPRQDEK; translated from the coding sequence GTGCTGAGTCGCTTGGCCGAACGGGCGAGCGTTCTATCCGATAAATTTAAAACGACGTTTAAAGAACCGAGGTTGAAACGGGCGGGAGCGGCCCTGTTTTTATTTATTGCTCTTACACTGCTGATCGCGGTCAAATTCTATCCTGAAAGGGTAAGCCTGGAGGCCGGGCAGGTGGCTCCGCGTACCATCAAGGCCCCGCGCTCGGCGGTGTTTGAGGACAAGGCACGGACCGACGAACTCCGGCGGGAAGCTGCAAATAAGGTTCAGAAGATGTACGACGTCGACCCAAAGGTGGTCGAAACAGTTAAGAAGGATATAGCGGAGCTGATTCGCAAGGTTATCGTAGTCGGAAAACAACAGGAGAAAAACCAGGCGGATAAGGAGACGGCCCTCAAAGAAGCGCTTCCCTTCACATTGCCGGACAAAACCCTGAAGCCGCTTCTTGAGATACCGGAAGCCCGTTTAAAGCGTCTTAACCAGGAATTGAACCGTATCGTCGACCAGGTGATGGCTCCTCCCGGGATTCGTCAGGAGGATCTGACGAGTGTTGAAAAAACCTTCAATGACAGGCTCGGCCTGCTCAGCCTGGAACCTGCGGAAGAGGTTTTTGCGCAGAATATAATACTCTATACCGTCCGTCCGAACAGCTTCTACAACGCCGCCCGCACCGAAAAACTGCAGCAGGAAGCGATGGATGCGGTACAGCCTGTAGAAATTACCGTACGGACGGGGGAAAAGATAATCGGTGAGGGGGAAGTCGTTACACAGGAACATATTGCCAAGCTGAAGGCAGCAGGGCTTTACCAATCCACGTTCCGCGTGGGGGCGATATTAGGGGTTTCCTTTGTGGTCCTTTTGTTGGTCGGCGCTTTATTCTATTATCTTTTTCAGCAGCACCGTGAGGTTTACCTTGATCCGATGCACCTTTACCTGATCTCTCTGGTTATAGTGGGGGTGCTTCTGGTAGCTAAGATCGTCTTTGCCATCGATATAAGGCAGTGGACGGGGGTGACCTCACAACTGGGATATGCCGTGCCGGTGGCCACGGCCGGGATGCTGATCGCCATTTTGGTTGATTCGCGGATCGCATTGATGGTGGTATTCATGACCGCTATTTTTGCCGGGTTAATGACGGACAACCAGCTTCGTTTTGTATTGGTGGGTTTCCTGACCGGTATTACAGGCGTGTACAGCGTTTCTCACCTGAGTCGCCGGGGTGACTTAGTCCGGGCAAGCCTTTATGTGAGCGTTGCGGCCATTCTGGCGGCGCTGACGGTAGGACTTGCTTCGGGCACGCCGCTGTCGGTGCTTCTCCCGGTAGGCATCGGGCTTGGGCTCATAAACGGTCTACTTTCTTCAATCTTGACGAACGGCGCTTTACCGGTTCTTGAATATACGTTTGGAATAACCTCGCCGGTGAAACTGCTGGAGTTGACCAACCCGGGGGAGCCGTTGCTGAAGCGTCTGCTTATGGAAGCGCCGGGTACTTACCACCACAGCATAATTGTAGGCAATCTGGGTGAAGCCGCCGCGGAGGCGATCGGTGCGGATGTGCTTACGGTACGGGCGGGCGCGTATTACCACGACATCGGCAAGCTCCGGCGGCCGTATTTCTTCATGGAAAACCAGATGGGACAGAATAACCCGCATGACAAACTTGCGCCCACGCTGTCAACGCTCATCATCACCTCCCACGTCAAGGACGGGATCGAGTTTGCGCGTGAGAACAAATTACCGGAAAAGATAATAGGGGTTATCGAACAACATCATGGTACGAGCATGGTGGGTTTCTTCCACCAGAAGGCGCTGGAGTCGGACCAGAAGGACCTGGTGAGTGAAACGGATTTCCGTTACCCCGGGCCGAAGCCCCAGACACGCGAGGCGGCGATCGTTATGCTGTCCGACGCGGTTGAAGCGTCTGTCCGATCACTGAACCAGCCGATGCCGGGACAGATTGAAGGCTTGATACACCGCATTGTTAAAGACAAGCTGCAGGACGGGCAGCTTGACGAGTGCGCGCTTACCTTCAGGGATCTCGAATTAATCGGCGGCGCGTTCGCCAGGGTGTTGAGCGGCATCTTCCATCACAGGGTGGAGTATCCGCGACAGGACGAGAAATAG
- the ybeY gene encoding rRNA maturation RNase YbeY: protein MTVIVQNLQDTIPVTEELMATAQRAAETALTLNAAPKEAELGVTFLDDAEVHELNRKYRGMDQPTDVLSFSMGEEEPQEDGTTVLLLGDVVISIETASRQAADSGRDLAMEVAQLVIHGTLHILGYDHQTDEEEALMRAREEEMLSRIGNQA from the coding sequence GTGACGGTAATAGTACAAAATCTGCAGGATACAATACCGGTGACGGAGGAGTTGATGGCGACCGCCCAACGTGCCGCTGAAACCGCTTTGACTTTGAACGCGGCTCCGAAAGAGGCGGAACTCGGCGTCACTTTTCTTGATGACGCCGAGGTTCATGAACTTAACCGGAAGTATCGCGGGATGGACCAACCTACCGATGTCCTTTCCTTTTCTATGGGGGAGGAGGAGCCGCAGGAGGACGGTACGACAGTGCTGCTCCTCGGTGACGTGGTGATTTCAATCGAGACCGCCTCGCGACAGGCGGCGGATTCGGGGCGCGATCTGGCGATGGAAGTGGCGCAGCTTGTCATTCACGGAACACTCCATATCCTGGGTTACGACCACCAAACGGACGAAGAAGAGGCATTGATGAGAGCCCGGGAAGAAGAGATGCTGAGTAGAATAGGAAATCAAGCATGA
- the cdd gene encoding cytidine deaminase, with product MSDDSELILMALAAREGAYAPYSGIRVGAALQTGDGAIFTGANVENSSYGVTICAERVAVAKAVTAGHRGFTVLAVTWNREGFCRPCGACRQVLREFGPSVRVLMANAMGEYEEERLESLLPKAFGK from the coding sequence ATGTCGGACGACTCTGAGCTGATTTTAATGGCTCTCGCGGCTCGCGAAGGCGCCTATGCCCCGTATTCAGGCATCCGCGTCGGGGCGGCGCTTCAAACAGGGGACGGCGCGATTTTTACCGGGGCAAACGTAGAAAACTCCTCGTACGGCGTGACGATCTGCGCTGAGCGGGTGGCTGTGGCGAAAGCGGTAACCGCCGGGCATCGGGGTTTCACAGTACTTGCCGTGACCTGGAACCGGGAAGGTTTTTGCCGTCCGTGCGGCGCCTGTCGCCAGGTTCTTCGTGAATTTGGTCCTTCGGTGCGGGTCTTGATGGCAAATGCGATGGGCGAATACGAGGAGGAAAGGCTGGAGTCGTTGTTGCCGAAGGCTTTCGGGAAATGA
- the era gene encoding GTPase Era: MSENDHRSGFVSIIGRPNVGKSTLLNRLVGSKVAIISDKPQTTRHRIQGVLTLPDAQIIFLDTPGIHKPRHQLGQYMVKVALNTLREVGLVLFLVEANAAFGPGDEYILERLISAKTPVVLCINKIDLMPRESLLPLIADLQQKHNFEAIVPLSAFSGENTDRLMQVILSHLPPGPRYYPPDEVTDQPEKVVIAELIREKVLHLAREEVPHGVTVTVEEMELRAGGKARKDGSPGMPDAGGKRPEITRVSDAQSSINPESLGRKAGNEALMRPPGEVLFIRAVIYTERDSHKAIIVGRKGQMLKNIGQLAREEIEALFGSRVYLDLWVKVKPNWRRNGTFLGHFGYQQD, from the coding sequence ATGAGCGAAAACGATCACCGTTCCGGGTTTGTGAGCATTATCGGCCGGCCGAATGTCGGGAAGTCCACGCTGCTAAACCGGCTGGTAGGTTCTAAGGTGGCTATTATCTCAGATAAGCCCCAGACCACCCGGCACAGGATCCAGGGGGTCTTGACCCTTCCTGACGCCCAGATTATTTTCCTCGATACGCCGGGTATTCACAAGCCGCGGCACCAGTTGGGTCAATACATGGTGAAGGTAGCGCTGAACACCCTCCGGGAAGTGGGACTCGTGTTGTTTTTAGTGGAGGCGAACGCCGCCTTCGGACCGGGTGACGAGTATATCCTTGAACGTCTGATAAGTGCGAAAACCCCTGTCGTGCTTTGCATTAACAAGATCGACCTGATGCCCAGGGAATCACTGCTTCCTCTCATCGCCGACCTGCAGCAGAAACATAATTTCGAAGCTATTGTGCCCTTATCCGCATTTTCGGGCGAAAACACGGACAGGCTTATGCAGGTTATTCTTTCCCACCTGCCTCCGGGACCCCGCTACTATCCACCCGACGAGGTCACCGACCAGCCCGAGAAAGTGGTGATCGCGGAGTTGATTCGTGAGAAAGTCCTGCACTTGGCCCGGGAAGAGGTCCCGCACGGGGTGACGGTCACGGTCGAAGAAATGGAACTGCGGGCAGGAGGCAAGGCAAGAAAAGACGGTTCACCGGGGATGCCGGATGCCGGGGGGAAAAGGCCGGAAATCACCCGGGTTTCGGATGCACAAAGCTCAATAAACCCCGAATCTCTTGGCCGAAAGGCCGGGAACGAAGCTCTGATGCGTCCTCCCGGTGAAGTATTGTTTATCCGGGCGGTGATATACACCGAGAGGGATTCACATAAAGCGATTATTGTGGGCCGCAAAGGGCAGATGCTTAAGAATATCGGTCAGCTTGCCAGGGAAGAGATTGAGGCTCTTTTCGGATCCCGGGTCTACCTGGACCTTTGGGTGAAGGTCAAGCCCAACTGGCGCCGGAACGGAACATTTCTCGGCCATTTCGGCTACCAGCAGGATTAA
- the mgtE gene encoding magnesium transporter translates to MTVESKNVLAKIRNFLAAGPNEGLRKLLREVHYADLAEALPELNTPHQIKIIRMCEPAKAAAVLYELDRSEVAALLEGLGEWRVASILREMSPDDAVDLLGGMPREEQERFLTLMGSTEAEEVQGLLEYGPETAGGIMTTEYVAVRDDINAREALESLRATAPDAETIYYVYVVNKGNQLVGVVSLRELILSLPATRVADVMRTEVVSVGVQTDQEEVARIVGKYDFLAVPVVDDRRGLLGIITFDDVLDVVEEEATEDILRLANVEYEGSYFETAILKRAWSRLPWLIVLLFGELLAGRVIENFSFTLQTATALAFFMTVMAGGPGNLATQTLTVIVRGLATGEVHPREVLSVILQEIRVAVIIALVSGLVLTGIAFVWQGQLIIGFIVGVSLALSMTAAAVVGSFVPLVINRLGVDPALASGPFIATLMDVCSMLIYLGFATFTLHRFVT, encoded by the coding sequence ATGACCGTTGAGTCGAAAAACGTATTGGCTAAAATTCGAAACTTCCTGGCTGCCGGACCCAACGAAGGGTTAAGGAAACTCTTGCGTGAAGTGCATTATGCGGACCTTGCCGAGGCGCTTCCCGAACTTAATACGCCGCACCAAATAAAAATCATCCGCATGTGCGAGCCCGCCAAAGCGGCGGCTGTACTTTACGAGCTTGACCGTTCCGAGGTGGCGGCGCTGCTGGAGGGACTGGGCGAATGGCGGGTGGCGAGTATCCTCCGGGAGATGTCTCCCGATGACGCGGTTGACCTGCTAGGGGGTATGCCGCGCGAGGAGCAGGAGCGTTTCTTGACCCTGATGGGATCGACGGAAGCCGAAGAAGTCCAAGGGCTGCTTGAATACGGCCCGGAGACCGCCGGCGGCATCATGACCACCGAGTATGTAGCCGTCCGTGACGACATCAACGCCCGCGAGGCGCTTGAAAGCCTTCGGGCTACCGCTCCCGACGCCGAAACGATATATTACGTTTACGTGGTCAACAAGGGAAACCAACTGGTAGGCGTGGTTTCTTTGCGCGAGTTGATTCTTTCCTTGCCCGCCACACGGGTGGCCGATGTAATGCGCACCGAGGTTGTCAGTGTTGGCGTTCAGACGGACCAGGAAGAAGTCGCGCGGATTGTCGGGAAATATGACTTCCTGGCGGTTCCGGTGGTTGACGACCGGCGCGGATTACTCGGTATTATAACCTTCGACGACGTCCTCGACGTGGTGGAGGAAGAAGCGACGGAAGACATCCTCAGGCTGGCGAACGTCGAATACGAGGGGAGTTACTTTGAGACTGCCATCCTGAAAAGGGCCTGGAGCCGTCTCCCCTGGCTTATCGTATTGTTATTCGGCGAACTCCTTGCCGGCCGTGTTATTGAGAACTTCTCCTTTACTCTGCAGACAGCCACGGCACTGGCCTTTTTTATGACGGTGATGGCCGGCGGGCCGGGGAACCTCGCGACCCAGACGCTGACCGTAATCGTGCGCGGTCTGGCCACCGGGGAGGTCCACCCGCGGGAGGTCCTGTCGGTGATACTTCAGGAAATCAGGGTCGCGGTGATTATCGCTTTGGTTTCGGGGTTGGTCCTTACCGGAATTGCTTTCGTGTGGCAGGGACAGCTTATCATCGGTTTCATCGTTGGGGTGTCTCTGGCTTTGAGTATGACGGCGGCGGCCGTTGTGGGGAGTTTCGTGCCGCTGGTGATTAACCGGCTGGGGGTGGACCCGGCCCTTGCTTCAGGACCTTTCATCGCCACGCTGATGGATGTATGCAGCATGTTGATCTACTTGGGTTTTGCCACCTTCACGCTGCACCGCTTCGTGACCTGA
- a CDS encoding sulfite exporter TauE/SafE family protein, translating to MQGFFLGLANGTTCLAYCAPVLVPYLLGEGKNVRRNIVAMGQFLGGRLCGYLFFGVLAWATNQAILREAGLRDLLFGLMYTVLAALLFVYGFSNPPSACTGGLAGRLAPSLLSRRQYLLPAALGLLTGLNLCPPFLLAFTGAAGAGSLYKSLMFFFSFFLGTSVVILPAAFLGALTNLKPIRTVGRLSAACVALYYLYLGIVIIGGGIGGR from the coding sequence ATGCAGGGGTTTTTTCTGGGACTGGCCAACGGGACAACCTGTCTTGCTTACTGTGCGCCGGTATTGGTCCCTTACCTTCTCGGGGAAGGAAAAAACGTCCGGCGGAATATCGTCGCAATGGGGCAGTTCCTGGGGGGCAGGCTTTGCGGTTACCTTTTCTTCGGCGTGCTCGCCTGGGCCACAAACCAGGCAATCCTTCGGGAGGCGGGTTTACGCGACTTGCTTTTTGGTCTGATGTATACGGTACTGGCTGCCCTGCTATTCGTCTACGGCTTTTCAAACCCGCCGTCGGCCTGCACGGGAGGCCTCGCCGGTCGTCTTGCTCCTTCGCTGTTGTCCCGGCGGCAGTACCTGCTGCCGGCAGCTCTCGGACTCCTAACCGGGCTTAACCTCTGCCCGCCTTTTTTACTGGCGTTTACGGGGGCGGCGGGCGCGGGAAGCCTTTATAAAAGTCTGATGTTCTTTTTCAGCTTTTTTTTGGGAACCTCGGTTGTTATACTACCGGCGGCGTTCCTCGGCGCCTTAACAAACTTAAAGCCAATACGCACCGTCGGCAGACTGTCGGCGGCATGCGTAGCCCTATACTATCTATACCTGGGGATTGTAATCATCGGAGGAGGGATCGGTGGTCGATGA
- a CDS encoding 4Fe-4S binding protein, with translation MSDAPAEVQPLLRKAGLFKDILLNLPMMLLTAMMLTGGQAPGDLLHRTTLAVTFIFVNLLFFLMVRTGKTHKYRSSLFIIIAVCFVISFVSNLIEVRGSMVLTAEDMYSGETPFCHLVIPMIIIPAALTRTIIFPGSMLEGFASIASMIVLWTGASLVLGRAWCSWVCFFGGMDEGFSRLCRRPVIKRIDRKWTYLPYAVLLAVVLTSALTLSPTYCEWLCPFKAVTEFVEINSFKVMVQTVIFVSLFVGLVVVLPALTRRRIQCGLFCPFAAFQSLTNKINVFDVRIDRDKCNLCKRCINACPTFSLDEQSVRNGRTCLSCTKCGQCVDNCPQQAASFHIKGTPVAVGGKARMLFLYPAFLFAVIIGGGMISDALARIIKLISTGSMIH, from the coding sequence ATGAGTGATGCTCCGGCAGAGGTTCAACCGCTCCTCCGGAAGGCCGGTCTTTTTAAAGACATATTATTGAACCTTCCCATGATGCTGTTGACGGCCATGATGCTGACCGGCGGGCAGGCGCCCGGGGATCTCCTGCACCGAACGACGCTGGCCGTAACCTTTATCTTCGTCAACCTGTTGTTCTTTTTAATGGTGCGAACCGGTAAGACCCATAAGTACCGTTCGTCTTTGTTTATCATCATCGCGGTTTGTTTCGTTATTTCTTTCGTTTCGAACTTGATCGAAGTGAGGGGGAGCATGGTCTTAACCGCGGAGGACATGTACAGCGGCGAAACCCCTTTCTGCCACCTGGTTATCCCGATGATAATCATTCCCGCAGCGTTGACGCGAACCATTATTTTCCCCGGTTCTATGCTTGAAGGTTTTGCCTCCATAGCCTCTATGATTGTTTTATGGACCGGTGCTTCCCTTGTGCTGGGCCGCGCCTGGTGCAGCTGGGTCTGTTTCTTCGGCGGGATGGACGAGGGGTTTTCCCGTTTGTGCCGCAGGCCTGTCATTAAGCGGATTGACCGCAAATGGACCTATTTGCCGTACGCGGTATTACTGGCGGTGGTCTTGACCTCGGCCCTCACCCTCAGTCCCACATACTGCGAGTGGCTCTGTCCCTTTAAGGCGGTCACTGAGTTTGTGGAGATCAACTCCTTCAAGGTCATGGTGCAGACCGTTATCTTCGTTTCTTTGTTCGTCGGGCTGGTTGTCGTTTTGCCGGCGTTGACCCGGCGCCGGATACAGTGCGGTCTGTTCTGTCCTTTTGCGGCCTTTCAGTCGCTGACCAACAAAATAAACGTCTTTGACGTCCGCATCGACCGGGATAAGTGCAACCTCTGCAAACGGTGCATAAACGCCTGCCCGACTTTTTCCCTCGATGAACAAAGCGTCCGAAACGGCCGTACGTGCCTGTCGTGTACAAAATGCGGCCAATGCGTGGATAACTGTCCCCAGCAGGCGGCTTCCTTCCACATCAAGGGCACGCCTGTCGCCGTCGGCGGGAAGGCGCGCATGCTGTTCCTCTACCCGGCCTTCCTTTTCGCCGTGATTATCGGTGGGGGAATGATTTCAGACGCGCTGGCGCGTATAATCAAGCTGATTTCAACCGGAAGCATGATTCATTAG
- a CDS encoding UbiX family flavin prenyltransferase gives MRVVVGITGASGVIYGITLLKALNDCRVETRLIISRQAEVITALETSHSPADIRALATHTYTEDEFIAPVASGSFLHDGMVVAPCSMKTLAGIAAGYAENLIQRAADVTVKEGRRLILLPRESPLSAIHLENMLKLARMGVVIAPPVPAFYHRPETVSDLVDFTVGRLLDLLGLKNRPTYRWGETKEP, from the coding sequence TTGAGAGTCGTTGTCGGTATCACCGGCGCCTCGGGGGTTATCTATGGGATAACGCTCTTGAAGGCGCTGAACGATTGCCGGGTAGAAACCCGCCTTATTATCAGCCGCCAGGCCGAAGTCATAACCGCGTTGGAAACCTCGCACTCCCCGGCGGACATCCGCGCGCTCGCCACCCACACGTATACTGAAGACGAGTTCATCGCACCCGTGGCCAGCGGTTCTTTCCTGCACGACGGGATGGTCGTCGCGCCATGCAGCATGAAGACCCTCGCCGGTATCGCCGCCGGTTACGCCGAAAACCTCATCCAGCGCGCCGCGGATGTAACCGTGAAGGAAGGCCGCCGCCTCATTCTCCTGCCGCGGGAGTCGCCTTTGAGCGCCATTCACCTCGAAAATATGCTCAAGCTTGCGCGAATGGGCGTGGTAATCGCCCCGCCCGTGCCCGCTTTCTACCACCGGCCGGAAACCGTCAGCGACCTTGTCGACTTCACCGTGGGCCGCCTGCTTGATCTCTTGGGTTTGAAAAACCGGCCGACCTACCGTTGGGGTGAAACTAAAGAGCCTTAG